A stretch of Desulfotignum phosphitoxidans DSM 13687 DNA encodes these proteins:
- a CDS encoding NAD(P)-binding protein: MAQNTCPVQSTLQYLSERIDSGVLTDPRVRRICESIRMLVEEISLGEAGDGHMPAIDELMAEFETINPNETAVKTRQALNQAFTEHREMFVSHIESRNCPTHDCGVIAPSPCQMACPAGIDVPTYLALIAEGKDAEAIAVIREDNPLPWVCGLVCTRPCEMMCVRGRIDTPISIKFLKAFAAERALSDRQYKNPEPAPPNGKKVCVVGAGPGGLSCAYYLALMGYAVNVIESLPFAGGMLMVGIPRYRLPREVIDREVAMIEDLGVKISFNTRFGMDVTYEQMIEQGTDAFFIAIGAHKAWDMGIKGETDFPRVIEAIAFLKNVALGDRHAPGKRVVIIGGGNVAIDAARTSLRLGAEKVTIAYRRSREQMPADIEEVEQAEEEGIEFAFLTIPTEIRGDGDVITGLACNKAELIAKKGTDRLAPVPILGKDFVIPADAVISAIGQYVDDSGMTAFDKIRWTRRGTIEVNHASMETSMPGVFAAGDAVSGPATVIEAIGGGKRAADAIHRYLNHIPQPRMPKIPVRRHKRPMIEMTASEKMRLTRPSMSMLNVDRRRTTFQQVELGYDEEAVRKEARRCLRCDVCRRCGKCVEVCRDKMGIDALHLGYLDFDHPVKTDFRLTSEKCITCGACAANCENNAMVIEERDGKRMLKLCGTILNEQDIQHCEACGAKLPSAQYMAFISDKTADVTKKSDQRLLCNHCQRKLSARIHVSTRPVKNQ, encoded by the coding sequence ATGGCTCAAAACACCTGTCCGGTTCAGTCCACCCTGCAATACCTGTCTGAGCGGATTGATTCCGGTGTGCTGACAGACCCCAGGGTGCGGCGGATATGTGAATCCATCCGGATGCTGGTGGAAGAGATATCCCTGGGTGAAGCCGGAGATGGCCATATGCCGGCCATTGACGAGCTGATGGCTGAATTTGAAACCATAAATCCCAATGAAACAGCCGTTAAAACCCGGCAGGCGTTGAACCAGGCATTCACGGAACATCGGGAAATGTTTGTCAGCCACATTGAATCCCGAAACTGCCCGACCCACGATTGCGGAGTTATTGCACCGTCTCCCTGCCAGATGGCATGTCCGGCAGGGATCGATGTGCCCACCTATCTGGCGTTGATTGCCGAGGGCAAGGATGCCGAGGCCATTGCCGTGATCCGGGAAGACAATCCATTGCCCTGGGTGTGCGGCCTGGTGTGTACAAGGCCCTGCGAAATGATGTGTGTCCGGGGCCGTATCGATACCCCCATCTCTATCAAGTTTCTCAAGGCATTTGCTGCGGAACGGGCGTTGTCCGACCGCCAGTATAAAAATCCGGAACCGGCCCCGCCCAACGGTAAAAAAGTATGCGTGGTGGGGGCCGGCCCCGGCGGGTTGTCCTGTGCCTATTACCTGGCGCTGATGGGGTATGCCGTCAACGTGATCGAATCACTGCCCTTTGCCGGCGGGATGCTCATGGTGGGAATTCCCAGATACCGGCTTCCCAGAGAGGTGATCGATCGGGAAGTGGCCATGATCGAAGATCTCGGGGTAAAAATTTCATTTAATACCCGGTTTGGCATGGATGTAACCTATGAGCAGATGATTGAGCAGGGAACCGATGCGTTCTTTATAGCCATCGGGGCCCACAAGGCCTGGGATATGGGGATCAAGGGGGAAACCGACTTTCCCAGGGTGATCGAGGCCATCGCTTTTTTGAAGAATGTGGCGCTGGGGGATCGTCATGCACCCGGGAAACGGGTGGTGATCATCGGCGGCGGGAATGTGGCCATTGATGCGGCCCGGACCAGTCTGCGCCTGGGGGCGGAAAAAGTGACCATTGCCTACCGCCGGTCCAGGGAACAGATGCCCGCAGATATCGAAGAAGTGGAACAGGCTGAAGAGGAAGGCATTGAATTCGCATTCCTCACCATTCCCACGGAGATCCGGGGGGATGGAGATGTCATCACGGGTCTTGCCTGCAACAAAGCGGAACTGATCGCCAAAAAAGGCACGGACCGGCTGGCACCCGTGCCCATCCTGGGCAAGGATTTCGTGATTCCCGCCGATGCCGTGATCTCCGCCATCGGGCAGTATGTGGATGATTCCGGCATGACCGCCTTTGACAAGATCCGGTGGACCCGCAGGGGCACTATCGAGGTGAACCATGCCTCCATGGAAACCAGCATGCCGGGCGTGTTTGCCGCCGGAGATGCCGTGTCCGGGCCTGCCACGGTCATCGAGGCCATTGGCGGGGGAAAACGGGCTGCCGATGCCATCCACCGGTATCTCAACCACATTCCCCAGCCCCGAATGCCCAAGATACCGGTGCGGCGGCACAAACGTCCCATGATCGAGATGACGGCATCGGAGAAAATGCGGTTGACAAGGCCGTCCATGTCCATGCTCAATGTGGACCGGCGGCGGACCACGTTCCAGCAGGTGGAGCTGGGGTATGATGAAGAAGCGGTCCGGAAGGAAGCCAGGAGATGCCTGCGGTGCGATGTGTGCCGGCGGTGCGGCAAATGCGTGGAAGTGTGCCGGGACAAAATGGGCATTGACGCGTTGCACCTGGGGTACCTGGATTTTGATCATCCCGTGAAAACCGATTTCCGGCTGACTTCTGAAAAATGCATCACCTGCGGGGCCTGTGCCGCCAATTGTGAAAACAATGCCATGGTGATCGAAGAACGGGACGGCAAACGCATGCTCAAGCTGTGCGGCACCATTTTGAATGAACAGGATATCCAGCATTGCGAGGCCTGTGGCGCCAAACTGCCGTCAGCCCAGTATATGGCATTTATTTCCGATAAAACAGCGGATGTCACGAAAAAATCGGATCAGCGGCTTTTGTGCAACCACTGTCAGCGCAAGCTGTCCGCCAGGATTCATGTGTCAACCCGGCCGGTTAAAAACCAATAA
- a CDS encoding sigma-54-dependent transcriptional regulator, which produces MTARILAVDDEKDMTRLLKRTLESEIDCTVCMAFSGEMALNILENDVWDLVICDIRMPGMDGFELLDQIRKRLPDLTVVMITAFGNIDSVVTAIKSGAYDFIAKPFEQDELIFKIGKALERSRLLLENKQLLKARDKDFSPLVGQSPAMEKVFEKISLVASSDVTVLITGESGTGKDLTARSIHRHSQRSNAAFIPINCPTIPEHILESELFGHKKGAFTSAFQDKTGLFQEADKGTIFLDEIGDIGLSIQTKLLRVIQEKEIKPLGDNRVRKVDVRIIASTNQDLRAKIAQKEFREDLFYRLSVITIELPPLRDRIEDIPLLAEHLVAKNCKKLNQPLKTISSQVMELLLKHPWQGNVRELENALVQGILYCRNEEIQETDIPISDAGMNLCPDNSLDAHLMEMPYKQAKETVLTRFNHEYVGARLSSANGNITQAARRCGLDRQALQQVMKRFDIDPDDFR; this is translated from the coding sequence ATGACTGCCCGAATCCTGGCTGTGGACGATGAAAAAGACATGACCCGTTTGTTGAAACGGACTCTGGAATCGGAAATCGACTGTACGGTTTGCATGGCGTTTTCCGGGGAAATGGCATTGAATATCCTTGAAAACGATGTCTGGGATCTGGTGATCTGTGATATCCGCATGCCGGGCATGGACGGGTTTGAACTGCTGGATCAGATCCGGAAACGCCTGCCTGACCTGACCGTGGTCATGATTACGGCATTCGGCAATATCGATTCCGTTGTCACGGCCATTAAAAGCGGGGCCTATGATTTTATTGCCAAACCGTTTGAACAGGACGAACTGATTTTCAAGATCGGCAAGGCCCTGGAACGAAGCCGGCTGCTTCTGGAAAATAAACAGCTGCTCAAAGCCCGGGACAAGGATTTTTCACCCCTGGTGGGCCAAAGCCCGGCCATGGAAAAAGTGTTTGAAAAAATCAGCCTGGTGGCGTCATCGGATGTCACCGTGCTGATCACCGGTGAATCCGGTACGGGCAAGGACCTGACTGCCCGTTCCATTCATCGTCACAGCCAGCGAAGCAACGCCGCCTTTATTCCGATCAATTGTCCCACCATTCCGGAACATATTCTGGAAAGTGAGCTGTTCGGTCATAAAAAAGGGGCGTTCACCAGTGCATTTCAGGACAAAACCGGTTTGTTTCAGGAAGCGGACAAAGGCACGATTTTTCTGGATGAAATCGGAGATATCGGGTTGTCCATCCAGACCAAGCTGCTGCGGGTGATCCAGGAAAAAGAGATCAAACCCTTAGGAGACAACCGGGTTCGGAAAGTGGATGTACGAATCATTGCTTCCACCAACCAGGATCTTCGGGCAAAAATTGCGCAAAAAGAATTCAGGGAAGACCTGTTTTACCGGTTGTCCGTGATTACCATCGAATTGCCGCCCCTGCGGGATCGTATTGAGGATATCCCGCTGCTGGCGGAACACCTGGTGGCCAAAAATTGTAAAAAACTGAACCAACCCCTGAAAACAATTTCCAGCCAGGTGATGGAGCTGCTGCTCAAGCACCCCTGGCAGGGCAATGTCAGGGAACTGGAAAATGCGCTGGTTCAAGGGATTCTTTACTGCCGGAACGAAGAAATCCAGGAAACGGATATCCCCATATCCGATGCGGGAATGAACCTGTGTCCGGATAACAGCCTGGATGCCCATCTCATGGAGATGCCCTATAAACAAGCCAAGGAAACCGTGCTTACCCGGTTCAATCACGAATATGTGGGGGCCCGGCTGTCGTCAGCCAACGGAAACATCACCCAGGCGGCCCGGCGGTGCGGGCTGGATCGGCAGGCCCTTCAGCAGGTCATGAAACGGTTTGATATCGATCCGGATGATTTCCGGTAG
- a CDS encoding 4Fe-4S dicluster domain-containing protein, which translates to MSQYYLFQDSRKCIGCHACEIQCKANKDLPEGPKPCQIIQVGPKFINNLPKMSFIFMPCFHCEDPWCVSACPTGAMQQRSSDGIVFVQQDLCVGCKTCISACPWGAPQWNPSTGKVVKCDYCMDRLDQGLEPACVTTCTTGCLKFGKVEDMTQIRRQRHAQAVASLENSSF; encoded by the coding sequence ATGAGTCAGTATTACCTGTTCCAGGACAGTAGAAAATGTATTGGGTGTCACGCGTGTGAGATTCAGTGCAAAGCCAATAAAGATCTTCCCGAAGGTCCCAAACCCTGCCAGATTATCCAGGTGGGACCCAAGTTTATCAATAACCTGCCAAAGATGTCGTTTATCTTCATGCCCTGCTTTCACTGTGAAGATCCCTGGTGCGTGTCTGCCTGCCCCACCGGGGCCATGCAGCAGCGGTCCTCGGACGGCATTGTATTTGTGCAGCAAGACCTGTGTGTGGGATGCAAAACCTGTATCTCCGCCTGCCCGTGGGGCGCGCCCCAGTGGAATCCGAGCACCGGAAAAGTGGTGAAATGTGATTACTGCATGGATCGGCTGGACCAGGGCCTGGAACCGGCCTGTGTCACCACCTGTACCACGGGTTGCCTGAAATTCGGAAAAGTCGAGGACATGACCCAGATCCGTCGGCAGCGCCATGCACAAGCCGTGGCGTCTCTTGAGAACAGCAGTTTTTGA
- a CDS encoding molybdopterin-dependent oxidoreductase gives MDKDVFSLCFMCSVRCPIKVGVKDGHVDWIQGNPHVPGIDGSLCPRGSAGKSMLMDDQRPQTPLIRVGDRGSGNWRKASWDEALDYVGTRLKEIKETHGGHAIALGERAQLSTHVSKAFLKALGSPNHFTHDALCKGSMNTACRSMFGYTDGQMGINYGNTKHIVLYGRNIFESINVKEVNTLMDALEKGARLTYIDPRVNVTAGKAHRYWMIRPGTDLALNYALMNVIIKERLYDKSYVDKWIHGFVEFQDFIKDYTPEWAEQETGIPANEIKSLAREISKVKPGVIFHYGYRCASHQNEIYMRRSILMLNALMGSVEAKGGIFFKKGPGAEGGKPARKLTEQTFPEITVPRFDKVGTPDFPLPDPAHGAPQILPYAILNEDPYPIKALINYRLETLMSIADTNNTKKALDKLDLIVTIDINYSDIAWYSDVILPESTYLERTDSVQQLNGLKPMMFLREKAVEPRYDTLEGPIILKRLGERLGIGNYFPYETMDELVDWQLEGTGFTRADFKEKGFVSYGKSQIFWDRNDIPFKTPSGKIEFKSSLLEDAGFSSFPLYESPSKPADPDKQFRLVVGRTALHTHISTQNVPYLNELMSENVLWINREKASSLGIQEGATVEVASACGKGRIKAFVTDLIHPEAVFMAHGFGHEAKKAARSYNRGLSDAVLQENVYDKVGGSPAYHDTFVTVTPV, from the coding sequence TTATGTTTCATGTGCTCGGTCAGATGCCCCATCAAAGTCGGTGTGAAAGACGGACATGTGGACTGGATTCAGGGCAACCCGCATGTGCCGGGTATTGACGGCAGTTTATGCCCCAGGGGCTCGGCCGGTAAATCCATGTTGATGGATGATCAGCGGCCGCAAACACCCTTGATCCGGGTGGGAGACAGAGGCTCCGGCAACTGGCGCAAAGCGTCCTGGGACGAAGCCCTGGATTATGTGGGAACCCGGCTCAAGGAAATCAAAGAAACCCATGGGGGACACGCCATTGCCCTGGGGGAACGGGCCCAGTTGAGTACGCACGTGAGCAAGGCTTTTTTGAAAGCATTGGGATCTCCCAACCATTTCACCCATGATGCTTTGTGCAAGGGATCCATGAACACGGCCTGCCGGTCCATGTTCGGATACACGGACGGCCAGATGGGTATCAATTATGGGAATACCAAACATATTGTCCTGTATGGCAGAAATATTTTCGAGTCCATCAATGTCAAAGAGGTGAACACCCTGATGGATGCCCTGGAAAAAGGGGCCAGACTCACCTATATCGATCCCCGGGTCAATGTGACCGCCGGCAAGGCGCACCGGTACTGGATGATCCGGCCGGGAACCGACCTGGCCCTGAACTATGCGCTGATGAACGTGATTATCAAAGAACGGCTCTATGATAAATCATATGTGGATAAATGGATCCATGGGTTTGTCGAGTTCCAGGATTTTATCAAAGACTACACCCCGGAATGGGCGGAACAGGAAACCGGAATTCCAGCCAATGAAATCAAATCCCTGGCCAGGGAAATCAGTAAAGTCAAACCCGGGGTGATTTTCCATTATGGATATCGGTGTGCCAGTCATCAGAATGAAATCTATATGCGCCGGTCCATCCTCATGCTCAACGCGCTCATGGGATCCGTGGAAGCCAAAGGCGGTATCTTTTTTAAAAAAGGGCCGGGCGCAGAAGGCGGCAAACCCGCCAGAAAGCTGACGGAACAGACGTTTCCTGAAATCACGGTGCCCCGGTTCGACAAGGTCGGGACCCCGGATTTTCCGCTGCCGGATCCGGCCCATGGCGCGCCGCAGATCCTGCCGTATGCCATTCTCAATGAAGACCCGTACCCCATCAAGGCGTTGATCAATTATCGCCTGGAAACCCTCATGTCCATCGCAGATACCAATAACACCAAAAAAGCCCTGGACAAGCTGGATCTCATCGTGACCATCGATATCAATTATTCGGATATTGCCTGGTATTCAGATGTGATTCTGCCGGAATCCACCTATCTGGAACGGACCGACTCCGTCCAGCAGCTCAACGGGCTCAAACCCATGATGTTTCTGCGGGAAAAAGCAGTGGAACCCCGGTATGATACCCTGGAAGGGCCCATCATTCTCAAGCGTCTTGGAGAGCGGCTGGGAATCGGGAACTATTTCCCCTATGAAACCATGGACGAACTGGTGGACTGGCAGCTGGAAGGCACCGGGTTCACCCGGGCGGATTTCAAGGAAAAAGGATTTGTCAGTTACGGCAAATCTCAGATTTTCTGGGACAGAAACGATATTCCCTTTAAAACTCCGTCCGGAAAAATAGAATTCAAATCATCGTTGCTGGAAGATGCCGGATTTTCGTCATTTCCTTTGTATGAATCCCCGTCAAAACCGGCGGATCCGGACAAGCAGTTCCGACTGGTGGTGGGACGGACCGCCCTTCATACCCATATCTCCACCCAGAATGTGCCGTATCTCAATGAACTGATGAGTGAAAACGTGCTGTGGATCAACCGTGAAAAAGCGTCAAGTCTGGGCATTCAAGAGGGTGCCACCGTGGAAGTGGCTTCCGCCTGCGGTAAAGGACGGATCAAGGCGTTTGTCACCGACTTGATTCATCCTGAGGCCGTGTTCATGGCCCATGGATTCGGCCATGAAGCCAAAAAGGCGGCCCGGTCCTACAATCGGGGGCTGTCCGATGCCGTGCTCCAGGAAAATGTCTACGACAAAGTGGGCGGCAGCCCGGCATATCATGACACGTTTGTCACCGTGACACCGGTGTAA
- a CDS encoding sulfite exporter TauE/SafE family protein, translating to MMVNRTRFYLATALMILFSFVAVAMAQTGAGLTTPDMPGKMKSAIEASLQDPEMAAKTMEVINPEEAPGFLGIPGAPDPSLILGLLWAIWVGWIFSTVGAFGGIMAGVGHITIFGLADYAKSFGKGNPVNNLLTDSIRVSNQWLVGLSGVISSFNYYRMGRLVAPLGICLAIGGVGGSWLIPELTAGKISLKDYIGFFGLIVFVLGFFLIYEMTPKGSAGKKQAKAAAQAFEKAAKEKSDTSDQGVKIIEGSWTFMWAAVGLVVLSALWINLIPVLKFVPYILCLAGWAMTFMIGNIRFTFYGQEFSFKAYVPMIGGIVIAALASFLGVGGGFLYVPFLTSVAGLPMFLVAGTSALCVLVGMIVSIFSYMVGKGVVIAWGFIGVELIGIFIGSMIGPRTSKYIPEKVLKWIFIILAFYVGIRYTSKGFLGYSLLPPF from the coding sequence ATGATGGTAAACCGAACCAGGTTTTATCTGGCAACCGCGCTGATGATTTTGTTCTCGTTTGTGGCCGTGGCCATGGCCCAGACAGGTGCCGGCCTGACCACACCGGACATGCCGGGAAAAATGAAATCAGCCATTGAAGCCAGTCTCCAGGATCCGGAGATGGCTGCTAAAACCATGGAAGTGATCAATCCGGAAGAAGCGCCGGGATTTCTGGGCATTCCGGGTGCCCCGGACCCCAGCCTGATCCTGGGCCTGTTGTGGGCCATCTGGGTGGGCTGGATTTTTTCCACGGTCGGTGCTTTCGGCGGTATCATGGCCGGGGTGGGACATATCACGATTTTCGGTCTGGCCGACTATGCCAAATCCTTTGGCAAGGGCAACCCCGTGAACAACCTGCTCACCGACTCCATCCGGGTATCCAACCAGTGGCTGGTGGGTTTGAGCGGGGTGATTTCTTCGTTCAACTACTACCGCATGGGACGTCTGGTGGCGCCTTTGGGTATCTGTCTGGCCATCGGTGGTGTGGGCGGTTCCTGGCTGATACCGGAACTGACAGCCGGTAAAATTTCTCTGAAGGATTACATTGGATTTTTCGGACTGATTGTGTTTGTGCTTGGGTTTTTTCTGATTTATGAAATGACCCCCAAGGGATCTGCCGGAAAAAAACAGGCCAAGGCAGCGGCCCAGGCCTTTGAAAAAGCAGCCAAGGAAAAATCCGATACATCAGACCAGGGCGTCAAGATCATCGAAGGTTCCTGGACTTTCATGTGGGCGGCAGTGGGACTGGTGGTGCTGTCCGCCTTGTGGATCAACCTGATCCCGGTCCTTAAATTCGTTCCCTATATTCTGTGTCTGGCCGGCTGGGCCATGACCTTTATGATCGGCAATATCCGATTCACCTTTTACGGACAGGAATTTTCTTTCAAAGCCTATGTGCCCATGATCGGTGGTATCGTGATCGCGGCCCTGGCATCGTTTCTGGGTGTCGGCGGCGGATTTCTGTATGTGCCGTTTTTGACGTCTGTGGCCGGCCTGCCCATGTTTCTGGTGGCCGGGACCTCGGCTCTGTGCGTGCTGGTGGGCATGATCGTGTCCATCTTTTCGTACATGGTGGGTAAAGGCGTGGTCATTGCCTGGGGATTCATCGGGGTTGAGCTGATCGGTATTTTCATCGGCTCCATGATCGGTCCCCGGACCTCCAAATATATCCCGGAAAAAGTGCTGAAATGGATCTTCATCATTCTTGCCTTTTACGTGGGTATCCGGTATACCTCCAAAGGGTTTCTGGGCTACAGCCTGCTGCCGCCGTTCTAA
- a CDS encoding PAS domain-containing sensor histidine kinase, producing the protein MTANLPILLVDVLGSVFMVVLGMLSLFKAKSLRDLDPDNVVFLYLIWICAGFTIFAVSRSFSHILRQFLVLTGSGDIWNSIGPFTGAVNTISFMLVGTVTLFFNQSWRINEKVLSAKQKHEETSAKLLELNQTLEHKVVERTEMLTSSEHKARRIFEHSLDTIVVTDPFFVFAEINQAGVELTGYRKPDILDNKMGLKDFLSVRSEREKILNLLETHEYILNEEADFLRADQTFVRVLITGGVDYGAFGCGKTFHFIIKNINDKKQMEQQIAQADKLAALGELSAGVAHEINNPLGIILGYTQLMLKNPGEHEQDLKTIEKHVKNCRTVVSDLLTFARKGTKKMHAIDVCKVVDDVISFLENHSDFRDVKMAAPAPCSRALMVHGNEQEISQVIINLMINACHAVAKKGCIQVEIACHDDKWIHIAVKDNGTGIPKKDFSRIFDPFFTTKPVGEGTGLGLSVGYGIIRRHGGDIRVRNRKDKGAAFTITLPLLASSQEADPNREEMRQ; encoded by the coding sequence ATGACCGCCAACCTGCCCATTTTGCTGGTGGATGTGCTGGGGTCCGTGTTCATGGTGGTGCTGGGGATGCTGTCTCTGTTCAAGGCCAAGTCCCTGCGGGACCTGGATCCGGATAATGTGGTGTTTCTTTATCTGATCTGGATCTGTGCCGGGTTCACCATTTTTGCGGTGTCCCGGTCCTTCAGCCATATCCTGCGCCAGTTTCTGGTACTCACGGGCAGCGGGGATATCTGGAACAGTATCGGTCCTTTCACGGGGGCGGTCAACACCATCTCTTTCATGCTGGTGGGCACGGTCACCCTGTTTTTCAACCAGAGCTGGCGCATCAATGAAAAAGTGCTGTCCGCCAAGCAGAAGCATGAAGAGACCAGCGCCAAACTCCTGGAACTGAACCAGACCCTGGAGCACAAGGTCGTGGAAAGAACGGAAATGCTCACCAGCTCGGAGCATAAAGCCCGGCGGATTTTTGAACACTCCCTGGATACCATTGTGGTCACGGATCCGTTTTTTGTCTTTGCCGAAATCAACCAGGCCGGCGTGGAACTGACCGGTTACAGGAAACCCGATATTCTGGACAACAAAATGGGACTCAAGGATTTTCTGTCGGTCCGGTCTGAGCGGGAAAAAATTCTGAATCTGCTGGAAACCCATGAGTATATCCTGAACGAAGAAGCGGATTTTCTCAGGGCCGACCAGACTTTTGTCCGGGTTCTGATTACCGGCGGCGTGGATTACGGCGCTTTTGGCTGCGGCAAAACCTTTCATTTCATCATCAAGAATATCAATGATAAAAAACAGATGGAGCAGCAGATCGCCCAGGCGGACAAACTGGCGGCTTTAGGCGAACTGTCCGCCGGTGTGGCCCATGAGATCAATAATCCGCTGGGCATCATCTTAGGATATACCCAGCTGATGCTCAAAAATCCCGGGGAGCATGAACAAGACCTGAAAACCATTGAAAAACACGTGAAAAATTGCCGGACCGTGGTATCGGATTTGCTGACTTTTGCCAGAAAAGGCACCAAGAAAATGCATGCCATCGATGTGTGCAAAGTGGTGGATGACGTGATCAGTTTTCTGGAAAACCATTCGGATTTCAGGGATGTGAAAATGGCAGCCCCGGCGCCCTGTTCCAGGGCCTTGATGGTCCATGGCAATGAACAGGAAATATCCCAGGTGATCATCAATCTGATGATCAATGCCTGCCACGCCGTGGCAAAAAAAGGCTGTATCCAGGTGGAAATCGCCTGCCACGATGACAAATGGATCCATATCGCGGTGAAAGACAACGGGACGGGTATTCCCAAAAAAGACTTTTCCCGGATTTTTGATCCGTTTTTTACCACCAAGCCCGTGGGTGAAGGCACGGGCCTCGGACTTTCCGTGGGGTATGGAATCATCCGTCGGCACGGGGGGGATATCCGGGTCCGGAACCGAAAGGACAAAGGGGCTGCGTTCACCATTACCCTGCCTTTGCTGGCTTCTTCCCAAGAAGCCGACCCCAACCGTGAGGAGATGCGCCAATGA
- a CDS encoding 2Fe-2S iron-sulfur cluster-binding protein has translation MIEIFINGKPIACKEKQTVLEAARSNNIDIPHLCYHPALKPSGACRVCGVEATSPSGRQTVMLSCLLKVKPGLKVLTDSPMVNAHRQTAFERLIQLAPHARRIRELAQRYHVELPPEPDECIRCRLCIRVCHEIVKAGALKMEKTAAGGRVVKGDGQCIGCGTCANICPTDVIKVTDKDNVRTVSIQGETIGQLPLARCEACGRMFATADFLNRVSHINPEHPDTKEHHNLCPACIKLMSTRARTEKAHLKK, from the coding sequence ATGATAGAGATCTTCATCAACGGGAAACCCATTGCCTGTAAAGAAAAACAGACGGTTCTGGAAGCGGCCCGAAGCAACAATATCGATATCCCGCACCTGTGTTACCACCCGGCATTGAAACCGTCCGGGGCCTGCCGGGTCTGCGGGGTGGAAGCCACCTCTCCCAGCGGCCGTCAGACCGTGATGCTGTCCTGCCTGCTCAAAGTCAAACCGGGCCTGAAGGTGCTGACGGATTCGCCCATGGTCAACGCCCACCGTCAGACCGCGTTTGAACGCTTGATTCAGCTGGCACCCCATGCCCGCCGGATTCGGGAACTGGCCCAAAGATATCATGTGGAATTGCCGCCGGAGCCGGACGAATGTATCCGGTGCCGGCTGTGCATTAGGGTCTGTCATGAAATCGTGAAAGCCGGGGCCCTGAAAATGGAGAAAACTGCTGCCGGCGGCCGGGTGGTCAAGGGAGACGGCCAGTGTATCGGCTGCGGCACCTGTGCCAATATCTGCCCCACGGATGTGATCAAAGTGACGGACAAGGACAATGTGAGGACCGTGTCCATTCAGGGGGAAACCATCGGGCAGCTGCCCCTGGCACGGTGTGAAGCCTGCGGACGGATGTTTGCCACGGCTGATTTTCTGAACCGGGTGTCCCACATCAATCCGGAACATCCGGATACCAAGGAACATCACAACCTGTGCCCGGCATGTATCAAGCTGATGTCCACCCGGGCCAGGACGGAAAAGGCCCATTTGAAAAAATGA